One stretch of Centroberyx gerrardi isolate f3 chromosome 13, fCenGer3.hap1.cur.20231027, whole genome shotgun sequence DNA includes these proteins:
- the prpf38b gene encoding pre-mRNA-splicing factor 38B isoform X5, whose translation MMTIGEMLRSFLTKLEWFSTLFPRIPVPVQKMIDQQMKARPRKIPQKEPQEEEEVAAAAAAATFTGAEAARPGERRRSRSPRRTPSPRRSPKRSRSRSHHRERDRHGPSFDRELERERDRQRKEREGRDRDRDRDRERERGERGDRERRRSRSADRNQDRRERRRSRSGSRERRSERRDKERDGGDDKSRRKDRDHHKDRGSDRERSRDKKSRGETDERRHKDDRERHREERKAKRSSRSRSRERRHKSGRTEGGEEKSRKRERSHSRERDRDRDGEQRSHKRSHSKEKSHRQRESSNDRGKHERRRSQSIEKMSP comes from the exons ATGATGACCATTGGAGAGATGCTGCGCTCCTTCCTGACCAAGTTGGAGTGGTTCTCCACCCTGTTCCCTCGTATCCCAGTGCCTGTGCAGAAGATGATTGACCAGCAGATGAAGGCCCGGCCTCGGAAGATTCCTCAGAAGGAgccgcaggaggaggaggaggtggcggcggcggcggcagcggccaCGTTCACAGGGGCAGAGGCAGCAAGGCCAGGGGAACGCCGCCGCTCCAG GAGCCCCAGACGGACACCAAGCCCCAGAAGATCCCCTAAACGGTCAAGGAGCAGGAGCCACCACCGTGAACGGGACCGCCACGGCCCCAGCTTTGACCGTGAGCTGGAGAGGGAGCGTGATcggcagaggaaggagagagagggcagggaccgggacagagatagagacagagagagggagagaggggaacgaggagacagggagagacggCGGTCCCGTAGCGCAGACAGAAATCAAGACCGGCGAGAACGTCGAAGAAGTCGCAGTGGCAGCCGGGAACGAAGGAGCGAAcgtagagacaaagagagggatgggggggatgacaagagcaggaggaaggacAGGGATCATCACAAAGACAGGGGCAGCGACAGGGAGAGGTCCAGGGATAAGAAGAGCAGGGGAGAGACGGACGAGAGGAGACACAAAGATGACAGGGAGAggcacagggaggagaggaaggccaAACGCTCCAGCCGGAGTagaagcagggagaggaggcacAAAAGCGGtagaacagagggaggagaggagaagagcaggaaaagGGAGCGCAGCCAcagcagggagagggacagggacagagatggagaacagCGTTCTCACAAACGTAGTCATAGCAAAGAGAAGAGCCATCGTCAGCGAGAGTCCAGTAACGACCGCGGTAAACATGAACGCCGAAGGAGCCAGAGCATCGAGAAAATGTCCCCTTAG
- the prpf38b gene encoding pre-mRNA-splicing factor 38B isoform X1: MANVGNQQQAQAVSKPAPGKHGNVLPLWGNEKTMNLNPMILTNVLSSPYFKVQLYELKTYHEVVDEIYFKVTHVEPWEKGSRKTAGQTGMCGGVRGVGTGGIVSTAFCLLYKLFTLKLTRKQVMGLITHTDSPYIRALGFMYIRYTQPPPDLVEWYDGFLDDEEELDVKAGGGCMMTIGEMLRSFLTKLEWFSTLFPRIPVPVQKMIDQQMKARPRKIPQKEPQEEEEVAAAAAAATFTGAEAARPGERRRSRSPRRTPSPRRSPKRSRSRSHHRERDRHGPSFDRELERERDRQRKEREGRDRDRDRDRERERGERGDRERRRSRSADRNQDRRERRRSRSGSRERRSERRDKERDGGDDKSRRKDRDHHKDRGSDRERSRDKKSRGETDERRHKDDRERHREERKAKRSSRSRSRERRHKSGRTEGGEEKSRKRERSHSRERDRDRDGEQRSHKRSHSKEKSHRQRESSNDRGKHERRRSQSIEKMSP, translated from the exons ATGGCTAACGTCGGGAACCAGCAACAAGCACAGGCCGTTAGCAAGCCTGCACCAGGAAAACATGGAAATGTATTGCCCCTATGGGGTAACGAAAAGACTATGAACCTAAACCCTATGATTCTCACCAATGTGCTATCCTCTCCATATTTCAAAGTTCAGCTGTATGAACTAAAAACCTACCATGAAGTCGTGGACGAAATCTATTTCAAG GTGACTCACGTTGAACCATGGGAAAAGGGAAGCAGAAAGACTGCGGGCCAAACTGGAATGTGCGGAGGG GTGCGTGGAGTCGGGACTGGTGGTATTGTGTCGACTGCTTTCTGTCTTCTGTACAAACTGTTTACCCTCAAGCTGACCCGCAAACAGGTGATGGGTCTGATCACTCACACAGACTCTCCCTACATCAGAGCACTTGGCTTCATGTACATAAG ATACACCCAGCCCCCCCCAGATTTGGTGGAATGGTATGATGGCTTCCTGGATGATGAGGAG GAGCTAGATGTGAAGGCAGGAGGCGGCTGTATGATGACCATTGGAGAGATGCTGCGCTCCTTCCTGACCAAGTTGGAGTGGTTCTCCACCCTGTTCCCTCGTATCCCAGTGCCTGTGCAGAAGATGATTGACCAGCAGATGAAGGCCCGGCCTCGGAAGATTCCTCAGAAGGAgccgcaggaggaggaggaggtggcggcggcggcggcagcggccaCGTTCACAGGGGCAGAGGCAGCAAGGCCAGGGGAACGCCGCCGCTCCAG GAGCCCCAGACGGACACCAAGCCCCAGAAGATCCCCTAAACGGTCAAGGAGCAGGAGCCACCACCGTGAACGGGACCGCCACGGCCCCAGCTTTGACCGTGAGCTGGAGAGGGAGCGTGATcggcagaggaaggagagagagggcagggaccgggacagagatagagacagagagagggagagaggggaacgaggagacagggagagacggCGGTCCCGTAGCGCAGACAGAAATCAAGACCGGCGAGAACGTCGAAGAAGTCGCAGTGGCAGCCGGGAACGAAGGAGCGAAcgtagagacaaagagagggatgggggggatgacaagagcaggaggaaggacAGGGATCATCACAAAGACAGGGGCAGCGACAGGGAGAGGTCCAGGGATAAGAAGAGCAGGGGAGAGACGGACGAGAGGAGACACAAAGATGACAGGGAGAggcacagggaggagaggaaggccaAACGCTCCAGCCGGAGTagaagcagggagaggaggcacAAAAGCGGtagaacagagggaggagaggagaagagcaggaaaagGGAGCGCAGCCAcagcagggagagggacagggacagagatggagaacagCGTTCTCACAAACGTAGTCATAGCAAAGAGAAGAGCCATCGTCAGCGAGAGTCCAGTAACGACCGCGGTAAACATGAACGCCGAAGGAGCCAGAGCATCGAGAAAATGTCCCCTTAG
- the prpf38b gene encoding pre-mRNA-splicing factor 38B isoform X4, which translates to MSPRELDVKAGGGCMMTIGEMLRSFLTKLEWFSTLFPRIPVPVQKMIDQQMKARPRKIPQKEPQEEEEVAAAAAAATFTGAEAARPGERRRSRSPRRTPSPRRSPKRSRSRSHHRERDRHGPSFDRELERERDRQRKEREGRDRDRDRDRERERGERGDRERRRSRSADRNQDRRERRRSRSGSRERRSERRDKERDGGDDKSRRKDRDHHKDRGSDRERSRDKKSRGETDERRHKDDRERHREERKAKRSSRSRSRERRHKSGRTEGGEEKSRKRERSHSRERDRDRDGEQRSHKRSHSKEKSHRQRESSNDRGKHERRRSQSIEKMSP; encoded by the exons ATGTCGCCACGG GAGCTAGATGTGAAGGCAGGAGGCGGCTGTATGATGACCATTGGAGAGATGCTGCGCTCCTTCCTGACCAAGTTGGAGTGGTTCTCCACCCTGTTCCCTCGTATCCCAGTGCCTGTGCAGAAGATGATTGACCAGCAGATGAAGGCCCGGCCTCGGAAGATTCCTCAGAAGGAgccgcaggaggaggaggaggtggcggcggcggcggcagcggccaCGTTCACAGGGGCAGAGGCAGCAAGGCCAGGGGAACGCCGCCGCTCCAG GAGCCCCAGACGGACACCAAGCCCCAGAAGATCCCCTAAACGGTCAAGGAGCAGGAGCCACCACCGTGAACGGGACCGCCACGGCCCCAGCTTTGACCGTGAGCTGGAGAGGGAGCGTGATcggcagaggaaggagagagagggcagggaccgggacagagatagagacagagagagggagagaggggaacgaggagacagggagagacggCGGTCCCGTAGCGCAGACAGAAATCAAGACCGGCGAGAACGTCGAAGAAGTCGCAGTGGCAGCCGGGAACGAAGGAGCGAAcgtagagacaaagagagggatgggggggatgacaagagcaggaggaaggacAGGGATCATCACAAAGACAGGGGCAGCGACAGGGAGAGGTCCAGGGATAAGAAGAGCAGGGGAGAGACGGACGAGAGGAGACACAAAGATGACAGGGAGAggcacagggaggagaggaaggccaAACGCTCCAGCCGGAGTagaagcagggagaggaggcacAAAAGCGGtagaacagagggaggagaggagaagagcaggaaaagGGAGCGCAGCCAcagcagggagagggacagggacagagatggagaacagCGTTCTCACAAACGTAGTCATAGCAAAGAGAAGAGCCATCGTCAGCGAGAGTCCAGTAACGACCGCGGTAAACATGAACGCCGAAGGAGCCAGAGCATCGAGAAAATGTCCCCTTAG
- the prpf38b gene encoding pre-mRNA-splicing factor 38B isoform X3, whose amino-acid sequence MMASWMMRRYVATDAHCAAGELDIVSQHCWFACELDVKAGGGCMMTIGEMLRSFLTKLEWFSTLFPRIPVPVQKMIDQQMKARPRKIPQKEPQEEEEVAAAAAAATFTGAEAARPGERRRSRSPRRTPSPRRSPKRSRSRSHHRERDRHGPSFDRELERERDRQRKEREGRDRDRDRDRERERGERGDRERRRSRSADRNQDRRERRRSRSGSRERRSERRDKERDGGDDKSRRKDRDHHKDRGSDRERSRDKKSRGETDERRHKDDRERHREERKAKRSSRSRSRERRHKSGRTEGGEEKSRKRERSHSRERDRDRDGEQRSHKRSHSKEKSHRQRESSNDRGKHERRRSQSIEKMSP is encoded by the exons ATGATGGCTTCCTGGATGATGAGGAGGTATGTCGCCACGG ATGCCCATTGTGCAGCAGGTGAATTGGATATTGTATCTCAGCACTGTTGGTTTGCGTGT GAGCTAGATGTGAAGGCAGGAGGCGGCTGTATGATGACCATTGGAGAGATGCTGCGCTCCTTCCTGACCAAGTTGGAGTGGTTCTCCACCCTGTTCCCTCGTATCCCAGTGCCTGTGCAGAAGATGATTGACCAGCAGATGAAGGCCCGGCCTCGGAAGATTCCTCAGAAGGAgccgcaggaggaggaggaggtggcggcggcggcggcagcggccaCGTTCACAGGGGCAGAGGCAGCAAGGCCAGGGGAACGCCGCCGCTCCAG GAGCCCCAGACGGACACCAAGCCCCAGAAGATCCCCTAAACGGTCAAGGAGCAGGAGCCACCACCGTGAACGGGACCGCCACGGCCCCAGCTTTGACCGTGAGCTGGAGAGGGAGCGTGATcggcagaggaaggagagagagggcagggaccgggacagagatagagacagagagagggagagaggggaacgaggagacagggagagacggCGGTCCCGTAGCGCAGACAGAAATCAAGACCGGCGAGAACGTCGAAGAAGTCGCAGTGGCAGCCGGGAACGAAGGAGCGAAcgtagagacaaagagagggatgggggggatgacaagagcaggaggaaggacAGGGATCATCACAAAGACAGGGGCAGCGACAGGGAGAGGTCCAGGGATAAGAAGAGCAGGGGAGAGACGGACGAGAGGAGACACAAAGATGACAGGGAGAggcacagggaggagaggaaggccaAACGCTCCAGCCGGAGTagaagcagggagaggaggcacAAAAGCGGtagaacagagggaggagaggagaagagcaggaaaagGGAGCGCAGCCAcagcagggagagggacagggacagagatggagaacagCGTTCTCACAAACGTAGTCATAGCAAAGAGAAGAGCCATCGTCAGCGAGAGTCCAGTAACGACCGCGGTAAACATGAACGCCGAAGGAGCCAGAGCATCGAGAAAATGTCCCCTTAG
- the prpf38b gene encoding pre-mRNA-splicing factor 38B isoform X2 — MGKGKQKDCGPNWNVRRGKLEVRGVGTGGIVSTAFCLLYKLFTLKLTRKQVMGLITHTDSPYIRALGFMYIRYTQPPPDLVEWYDGFLDDEEELDVKAGGGCMMTIGEMLRSFLTKLEWFSTLFPRIPVPVQKMIDQQMKARPRKIPQKEPQEEEEVAAAAAAATFTGAEAARPGERRRSRSPRRTPSPRRSPKRSRSRSHHRERDRHGPSFDRELERERDRQRKEREGRDRDRDRDRERERGERGDRERRRSRSADRNQDRRERRRSRSGSRERRSERRDKERDGGDDKSRRKDRDHHKDRGSDRERSRDKKSRGETDERRHKDDRERHREERKAKRSSRSRSRERRHKSGRTEGGEEKSRKRERSHSRERDRDRDGEQRSHKRSHSKEKSHRQRESSNDRGKHERRRSQSIEKMSP; from the exons ATGGGAAAAGGGAAGCAGAAAGACTGCGGGCCAAACTGGAATGTGCGGAGGGGTAAGTTAGAA GTGCGTGGAGTCGGGACTGGTGGTATTGTGTCGACTGCTTTCTGTCTTCTGTACAAACTGTTTACCCTCAAGCTGACCCGCAAACAGGTGATGGGTCTGATCACTCACACAGACTCTCCCTACATCAGAGCACTTGGCTTCATGTACATAAG ATACACCCAGCCCCCCCCAGATTTGGTGGAATGGTATGATGGCTTCCTGGATGATGAGGAG GAGCTAGATGTGAAGGCAGGAGGCGGCTGTATGATGACCATTGGAGAGATGCTGCGCTCCTTCCTGACCAAGTTGGAGTGGTTCTCCACCCTGTTCCCTCGTATCCCAGTGCCTGTGCAGAAGATGATTGACCAGCAGATGAAGGCCCGGCCTCGGAAGATTCCTCAGAAGGAgccgcaggaggaggaggaggtggcggcggcggcggcagcggccaCGTTCACAGGGGCAGAGGCAGCAAGGCCAGGGGAACGCCGCCGCTCCAG GAGCCCCAGACGGACACCAAGCCCCAGAAGATCCCCTAAACGGTCAAGGAGCAGGAGCCACCACCGTGAACGGGACCGCCACGGCCCCAGCTTTGACCGTGAGCTGGAGAGGGAGCGTGATcggcagaggaaggagagagagggcagggaccgggacagagatagagacagagagagggagagaggggaacgaggagacagggagagacggCGGTCCCGTAGCGCAGACAGAAATCAAGACCGGCGAGAACGTCGAAGAAGTCGCAGTGGCAGCCGGGAACGAAGGAGCGAAcgtagagacaaagagagggatgggggggatgacaagagcaggaggaaggacAGGGATCATCACAAAGACAGGGGCAGCGACAGGGAGAGGTCCAGGGATAAGAAGAGCAGGGGAGAGACGGACGAGAGGAGACACAAAGATGACAGGGAGAggcacagggaggagaggaaggccaAACGCTCCAGCCGGAGTagaagcagggagaggaggcacAAAAGCGGtagaacagagggaggagaggagaagagcaggaaaagGGAGCGCAGCCAcagcagggagagggacagggacagagatggagaacagCGTTCTCACAAACGTAGTCATAGCAAAGAGAAGAGCCATCGTCAGCGAGAGTCCAGTAACGACCGCGGTAAACATGAACGCCGAAGGAGCCAGAGCATCGAGAAAATGTCCCCTTAG